The Oncorhynchus clarkii lewisi isolate Uvic-CL-2024 chromosome 31, UVic_Ocla_1.0, whole genome shotgun sequence genome includes the window CACAACAACAATATCTGGAAAAACACATCATAAACATCACACCAGCTTCCCTTTACACAAAAATGTTCATGCATGTGTGCTGTTGGTGAGACCACTTTTCTCACCTCGCTGGCTATCAGGTCAGCAAGCCAGTCATGTGAGAGTCATTTCTCTGGGTATGAACATCGACTGTCGCAACATGAATGGAAACAATTGCAGACTCATGAGAAAAATCCTAGACACTAAACTGCTCCAGGAGAAAACCATGTTTGTCTCCCCCGGAGATCCAGGGAAATGGAGTAGAGTGGCAGCAATCCTGAATGGAACTTTCTATAGGAAAGCCATGTGTTTCACACACAGATGTGAGGTTTACTGTGTAGTATTTAGTGGTTAGGCTGCATACTAACGTAGTGTGTAGAGGTGTGGTTGTCGGTCGGTGAAGTACACCGTCAGGTCATCGACGGGTTGGGGTGCGTGTATCTCTTGGTTACGGCCGTTGCTAGAGTCCGTTACCCTGACGATGAGATGGAGGCGGTGGCTGGTGCCGCACTTATCAGGACCAAACATCACAGAGTACGGAGTGGACTCACTGAACTGGCTCTACGCACATACACAgagatatatacatatatatatatatataaatacacacacacacacactttgacacatgcacacacacaacatcatACAACTTCCTCCATACGAAACAAGAACAGAACAAGGAGCATCGTTATAGAGGACGAGTAGATGTTGAGCAGCAGCAGTTGGGTCAACTCACCAGTCGTAGCAGATGGGTCTGAGTCAGCAGTTTGATGTAGGCTCCACTGCACTCTACATCTCTCCCGAACCTCACCTcatacctgtacacacacacacagtagtaagTAGTTTGAAAAAGACTCAACTGATGTGGGCGTGTCGAgcatacatatgtgtgtgtactcactgCAGGCAGAGAGGTGTGTGTATGACAGTGAAGGGTGTGTGTACTCACTGCAGGCAGAGCGGTGTGTGTATGACAGTGAAGGGTGTGTGTACTCACTGCAGGCAGAGAGGTGTGTGTATGACAGTGAAGGGTGTGTGTACTCACTGCAGGCAGAGCGGTGTGTGTATGATAGTGAAGGGTGTGTGTACTCACTGCAGGCAGAGCGGTGTGTGTATGACAGTGAAGGGTGTGTGTACTCACTGCAGGCAGAGCGGTGTGTGCATGAAGTTGAAGGGTGTGTGTAGGTAGGCAGCGATGGCATGGTGTCGTCCTGATGACTTCATCACCAGTGCTCTATTCCCAGGATACATTGCAGCCGCTGGCTCTTCCACCACCCATTGGCCTGGAGGAAACACACCTTTAACCCCTGGCTCTAACGCTAACCTCTGGATACTCTACTGCCTGCTGACCTGTAGGAAAACACACAGATGACCTTTAACCCCTGGCTCTAACCTCTGGATACTCTACTGCCTCCTGCCCTGTAGGAAAACACACCGATGACCTTTAACCCCTGGCTCTAACCTCTGGATACTCTACTGCCTCCTGCCCTGTAGGAAAACACACAGATGACCTTTAACCCCTGGCTCTAACCTCTGGATACTCTACTGCCTCCTGCCCTGTAGGAAAACACACAGATGACCTTTAACCCCTGGCTCTAACCTCTGGATACTCTACTGCCTCTTGCCCTGTAGGAAAACACACCGATGACCTTTAACCCCTGGCTCTAACCTCTGGATACTCTACTGCCTCCTGCCCTGTAGGAAAACACATCGATGACTTTTAACCCCTGAAATTGTACACTTAACGTCGGTGACAGCTCCTGGTGTAGTCTACCTACCATCAAACTGTCAGTACTCTACCTCCCATCATACTGCAGTACTCTGTCTACCTCCCATCATACTGCAGTACTCTGTCTACCTCCCATCAGACTGCAGTACTCTGTCTACCTCCCATCATACTGTCAGTACTCTGTCTACCTCCCATCATACTGTCAGTACTCTGTCTACCTCCTATCATACTGTCAGTACTCAGTCTACCTACCATCAAACTGTCAGTACTCTGTCTACCTCCCATCATTCTGTCAGTACTCTGTCTACCTCCCATCATACTGCAGTACTCTGTCTACCTCCCATCATTCTGTCAGTACTCTATCTACCTCCCATCATACTGCAGTACTCTGTCTACCTCCCATCATACTGCAGTACTCTGTCTACCTCCATCATAATGTCTACTCTGTCTACCTCCATCATAATGTCTACTCTGTCTACCTCCATCATACTGTCAGTACTCTGTCTACCTCCATCATACTCTCAGTACTCTGTCTACCTCCCATCATACTGCAGTACTCTGTCTAGCTCCCATCATACTGTCAGTACTCTGCCTACCTCCCATCATACTGTCAGTACTCTGTCTACCTCCATCATACTGTCAGTACTCTGTCTACCTCCCATCATTCTGTCAGTACTGTGTCTACCTCCCATCATACTGCAGTACTCTGTCTACCTCCATCATACTGTCAGTACTCTGTCTACCTCCTATCATACTGTCAGTACTCTGTTTACCTCCCATCATTCTGTCAGTACTCTGTCTACCTCCATCATACTGTCAGTACTCTATCTACCTCCATCATACTGTCACATTGTAGTCTACATACCATCGTATTTGAGAGCCTCGGCATCTGTCTCTTTCACAGCCTTGGATTGGACCCATCTCCTGTAAAACACATGACACATTGTCTTACTGATACGATATTAGTTATATTACTAAGACACTACTATTACTAACTACTATTACCTTGACAATACTATTACTAACTACTAGTACCTTGACAATACTATTACTAACTACTGTTACTaagataatactattactacctACTATTACCAAGATATTCCTATTACCACCTACTTTTACCAATATATTACTGTTACTAACTACTATTACCAAGATATTACTGTTACTAACTACTATTACTAAGACAATACTATTACTAACTATTAATTATACCTAGTATTACTAAGATATTACTATTACTAACTACTGTTACTAAGACAATACTATTACTAACTACTATTACTAAGACAATACTATTAATAACTACTATTACTAAGACAATACTATTACTAACTACTATTACCAAGACTATATTATTACTACCCACTATTACTAAGACAATCCTATTACCAACTACTAATTCTACCTATTATTACTAAGATAGCACTATTACTAGATATTACTATTACTTACTATTATTACTAAGATATTACTATTACTAACTACTATTACTAAGACATTACTATTACTAACTACTAATTCTACCTATTATTACTAAGATATTACTATTACTAACTACCGTTACTAAGACAATACTATTACTAACTACTAATTCTACCTATTATTACTAAGATATTACTATTACTAGATATTACTATTACTTACTACTATTACTAAGACAATACTATTGCTAACTACTATTACCAAGACCTTACTATTGCTAACTACTATTACTAAGACAATACTATTACTAAGACATTACTATTACAACCTACTATTACTAAGACAATACTATTACTAACTACTAATTCTACCTATTATTACTAAGATATTACATGTACTAACTACCGTTACCAAGACAATACTATTACTAACTACTAATTCTACATATTATTACTAAGACATTACTTTTGCTAATTACTATTACCAAGATATTACTATtactaactactattactacaacATTACTATTGCTAACTACTATTACTAAGACATTACTATTACTAACTACTATTACTAAGACAATACTATTACTAACTACTATTACTAAGACAATACCATTACTAACTACTATTACTAAGACAATACTATTACTAACTACTAATTCGACCTATTATTACTAAGATAGTACTATTACTAACTACTATTACTAAGACATTACCATTACTAACTACTATTACTAAGACAATACTATTACTAACTACTATTACTAAGACAATACCATTACTAACTACTATTACTAAGACAATACTGTTACTAACTACTATTACTAAGACAATACTATTACTAAGTACTATTACTAAGACATTACTATTACTAACTACTATTACTAAGACAATACTATTACTAACTACTAATTCTCCCTATTATTACTAAGATAGTACTATTACTAGATATTACTATTACTTACTACTATTACTAAGACAATACTATTACTAACTACTATTACTAAGACAATACTATTACTAACTACTATTACTAAGACAATACTATTACTAACTACTATTACTAAGACAATACTATTACTAACTACTATTACTAAGACACTACTATTACTAACTACTATTACTAAGACAATACTATTACTAACTACTATTACTAAGACAATACTATTACTAACTACTATTACTAAGACAATACCATTACTAACTACTATTACTAAGACAATACTGTTACTAACTACTATTACTAAGACAATACTATTACTAAGTACTATTACTAAGACATTACTATTACTAACTACTATTACTAAGACAATGCTATTACTAACTACTAATTCTACCTATTATTACTAAGATAGTACTATTACTAGATATTACTATTACTTACTACTATTACTAAGACAATACTATTACTAACTACTATTACTAAGACATTACTATTACTAACTACTATTACTAAGACAATACTATTACTTACTACTATTACTAACTACTATTACCAAGACATTAATATTACTAAGACATTACTATATGGTGAATGTAGAATATAGATTTAAACAGATCACGTCACCTATCTAGAGGATCTGAGTCAAACGTCTCTGCAAAATGTGCTTCTTCTGGAACCTGAACAAGTCTGTAGGTagcctgaaagagagagaggggggagagagaggggaatagagtgagagagagagagagagaagagagagagagtgaagggagaaagagagagagataagagagacagaaagagagagagacagagacagagagagatgagagagagagagacagagagagagaggggtaaacaACAGTTTATAGGTTAACAGGGTAGTTAAAGAGTAAAGAGGTCAGTGTCACCTCAGTTAATAAAACAACGACAGGAGAACAGCACTCAATAACTCTTATAATATGGCACATATAGTAGACATTATAGTAATCCAGTCCATATATCTAGTATGAATGAGAGTAATCCAGGTCACATATCTAGTATGAATGACAGTAATCCAGGTCATATTTCTAGTATGAATGACAGTAATCCAGGTCATATATCTAGTATGAATGACAGTAATCCAGGTCATATTTCTAGTATGAATGACAGTAATCCAGGCAATATATCTAGTTTGAATGACAGTAATCCAGGCCATATATCTAGTTTGAATGATATTAGCAGAGCCTGACCTGAACTGGATCCGCCGGggttaaacacacacaggcaagcaGCAGGCGGCCGAACATCATGTCTgtttcacacgcacgcacgcacacacagacacacagacacacagacacacagacacacacacacacacacacacacgcacgcacgcacacacagacacacagacacacaatacaTAACCATGTTTCCCTCTCGTCAAGGGTTACGTCGCTAGCTACTAGATAACAGATACTGTATCAACACAACAGATCCTATAACCTACAAACCCCGCTACTCCAAAAAGATACAGTACGTAATCACCACGTGTGTAAAAAAAACATACAGGTTAATACAGGTTACCTGTTAATACACTTATAATAATTGTGAGTGTTTACCTGGTCAGACGAGGTTCTCAGAGACTGGTTGCTCGGTGGGAAACAGACTTCCTCAAAGTGTTCGTGTAATTACAGCTGGACTCTGACCCctcctcagtcagtcagccatcTCTTAGCAACCAATGAGCTTTGTCACCATTAAGGCATTAAGAGCAGCAATGCACTGTGGGATTGACATCAGGTGCTGCAGTTTCATCTGTATTGGTCATCATTATTTAGTGATGTTAAACCAGTTTAATCTGTATTGGTCATCATTATTTAGTAAAGTAAAACCAGTTTAATCTGTATTGGTCATCATTATTTAGTGATGTAAAACAAAGGTTACGTGTGTAACCAAGGTCATGTGAGCTATATGGACCACTCCATTATATTTGTGTCACTCCGCGGCGGAGGGATACATCCGAGGTGAGGATTTACCGATTTACTCCCGTGTACACCTGTGTCACGGTTAGGTCCGCCCCTATGTATAGACCCCATGGCAGCGACACACGTTCTCCACATCATTGAGGCGCCTCTAGCACCGTAGAGGATTGGAGTGATTCATATAGCTcataaccgtggttacatacaTAACCTTCAttatgtttcactatattggatcactccaatTTATTGGTATACCCGTACCAGATTAGTCGATGGggagattaacaagatgtttatctttcatttggtgtattgGACTTATTAATGTGTGAAAGTtgcatatttcaaaaaaatatatatatatttcgcacgctgccttttcagcggaatgttgtcgagcggaacccctagccataagaagcttagcttagtgatgagctttgaggacactatggtgtcgaacgctgagctgtagtcaattaatagcgttctcaggtgtgaaagggcagtgtggagtgcaatagagaatgcatcatctgtggatctgttggggcgagtctagggtttctgggataatggtgttgatgtgagccatgaccagcctttcaaagcatttcatggctatgggtcggtagtcatttaggcaggttaccttagtccctgtgcccaagaatactatggtggtctacttgaagGATGTTGATATTACaaactcagtcagggagaggttgaaaatgtcagtgaagacacttgccagttggtcagctcatgctcggagtacacgtcctggtagtcCATCTGCCCCTGCGGCTGTGTGACTGTTGAccggtttaaaggtcttactcacattggctgcggtaAGCaggatcacacagtcgtccggaacagctgatgctctcatgcatgtttcagtgttacttgcctcgaagcgaacatagaagttatttagctcgtctggtaggctcgtgtcactgggcagctctctttgtgcttccctttgtagtctgttatagtttgcaagccctgccacatctgacgagagTAGGAGCCGGTGtcgtacgattcgatcttagttttatattgacgctttgtctgtttgatggtttgtcggaaagcggcagctctaccctttagctcagtgcgaatgttgcctgtaatccatggcttctggttggggtatgtacgtacagtcactgtgtgtGCAAAGTCATCGacacacttattgatgaagccagtgctTGATGTGATGTACTGCTCAATGCCATttgaagaatcccagaacatattccagtctgtgctagcaaaaccaTTCCTGTTAGTAAATGACCTTGAAGAGTATGAATATTAAAATAAAAAGTACCAATTTAAAAGACTAAAAAGAAAAAAGATAGATAAAAAATAATCTGTGCTCAAACAAGTGGTTGATATGTCAATAAAAGGTAGACTAAGAATAaggtacttttatttttttatatacttaTTTTGGTGAAAAGTATTATTGAATTGTCGACAATATACTATAACCTATGGTCAATAATGAGAAAGTGTGTGTTATGggttttcaacctctgccatatcgtggattgaGAGCTATCTAATAgaacagagggttttctttaatggaagcatctctaatgtcaaacatgtaaagtggggtgtaccgcagggcagctctctaggccctctactcttttctattttttatcAATGACCTaacactggcattaaacaaagcatgtgtgtctatgtatactgatgattcaaccatatacccATCAGCAACCGCAGACACTTAAACCCATAACAAAGAGTTGAGGTCTGTTTTGGAATGAGTGGCCAGTAATAAATTGGTCCTGAACATCTGTAAAACTAAGagtattgtatttggtacaaataatTCCTTAAAACTTGTTAAGGCGATGGGTTCCCCTACAGGAACTCCAcccccccgttcagctgaaaaggtggcgcagggaatgcaaaaatattATTTAGAAATATCTAAccttcacacattaacaagtccaatacctcaaatgaaagataaacaccttgttcatctacccagcgtgtcagatttttaaaatgttttacggcgaaaacacaacatatatttatgttagaccaccaccaaaccaaagaaaaaacgtagccattttttccagcaaaAGATAaaaatcacaaaagcaggattttaaaaaaaatcaatcactaacctcttgaaaatcttcatcagatgacagtcatatgacatgttacacagtacatttatgttttgttcgataatatgcattttatatccataaatctcagtttacattgacaaatacaaatacaaatatccggaggaattattgaaagctacgccagataacagaaatactcatcataaactttgactaaagatacatgttctacatataattaaagatacactggttcttaattaatgcaaccgctatgtcacatttctttttaaccttacggaaaaagcctaacatACCTATAATCTGAGAtggcgctcagacgtaacaatatttctccgccatgttggagtcaacagaaatacaaaattacaacataaatattccttTTGCGACACCAACTACTTTCCttcccattaggtcaaagttcacagcaaatgctccattacactttctactgaatgaggacatctagtggaagacgtaggaagtgtttccagatccataacttgttgggaagggagggggcgatgacgtcaaagttgccccaactttcaggatttcaaaacttgtttggaagattgcctgccctgtgagttctgttatactcacagacataatttaaacGGTTTTAgtaacttcagagtgttttctatccaatattaatagtaacatgcatatattagcaatttaggacagattttgatgcagttcactatgggcacgcaattcatccaaagtggaaatactgccccctatctctAACTGGttttaagttctagacctcaggtgaatctggtaatgaatggtgtggctgttgaacaaattgaggagactaaattacttgatATTACCTTAAATTGTAAACCGTCATGGTCTAAATATattgattcaatggttgtaaagatggggagaaaaAATGCTTAGCTTTTTTGACACGACACACcacaaagcaagttctgcagcctctagttttatcttatcttgattattgtccagtcatatggtcaagtgctgcaataAAATACCTAGTTAAGCTGTAGCTGATCCAGAATAGAGCTGCACGTCCTGCTCTTCATCGTAATCAGATGGCTATACTGTATCAACACcgtgcatgccagtctctctcggctaagagttgaggaagaCTGACTGCGTCAcatcttgtttttataagaaacattcatgtgaaggaaattctaaattgtttgcatagtcaacttccACACAGCACTGACATACACACTTATCCCAGcaaacatgccaccaggggtcttttcacagaccccaggtccagaacaaattcaaggaaacatacagtattatacagagccatgagtgcatgggaCTCCCTTCATATAGTGAACAGCATACCTGGTTtcaaaaatgaataaaacaacaactcatttcagttgaatgcattcagttgtacaactgacaaggtatcccccttcccctttccctcatGGCACAACGACTCTcctccatgtgacctacttgttgtgtgtatgtactgatatgtatgtggagcagcggtctaaggcactgcatctcagtgaaaaAGGCATCACTACAATCCccggttcaaatccaggctgtatcacagctctGTTATTTCCTGTTGACTTCTCAACCGCCTGGTAGAGAGAGCTCTGTTATTAGAGTTCTATGGGGGCACTCCTTGAGGCTAGAGTCCTATGGGGGCATTCCTTGAGGCTAGAGTTCTATGGGGGCACTCCTTGAGATTAGAGTGCTATGGGGGCACTCCTTGAGGCTAGAGTCCTATGGGGGCACTCCTTGAGATTAGAGTGCAATGGgggcaccctatttcctgttGACTTCTCAACCGCCTGGTAGAGAGCTCTGTTATTTCCTGTTGACTTCTCAACCGCCTGGTAGAAAGCTCTGTTACTTCCTGTTGACTTCTCAACCGCCTGGTAGAGAGCTCTGTTATTTCCTGTTGACTTCTCAACTGCCTGGTAGAGAGCTCTGTTATTTCCTGTTGACTTCTCAACCGCCTGGTAGAGAGAGCTCTGTTATTTCCTGTTGACTTCTCAACCGCCTGGTAGAGAGCTCTGTTATTTCCTGTTGACTTCTCAACCGCCTGGTAGAGAGCTCTGTTATTTCCTGTTGACTTCTCAACCGCCTGGTAGAGAGCTCTGTTATTTCCTGTTGACTTCTCAACCGCCTGGTAGAGAGCTCTGTTATTTCCTGTTGACTTCTCAACCGCCTGGTAGAGAGCTCTGTTATTTCCTGTTGACTTCTCAACCGCCTGGTAGAGAGCTCTGTTATTTCCTGTTGACTTCTCAACCGCCTGGTAGAGAGGGCTCTGTTATTTCCTGTTGACTTCTCAACCGCCTGGTAGAGAGCTCTGTTATTTCCTGTTGACTTCTCAACCGCCTGGTAGAGAGAGCTCTGTTATTTCCTGTTGACTTCTCAACCGCCTGGTAGAGAGCTCTGTTATTTCCTGTTGACTTCTCAACCGCCTGGTAGAGAGAGCTCTGTTATTTCCTGTTGACTTCTCAACCGCCTGTTAGAGAGCTCTGTTATTTCCTGTTGACTTCTCAACCGCCTGTTAGAGAGCTCTGTTATTTCCTGTTGACTTCTCAACCGCCTGGTAGAGAGCTCTGTTATTTCCTGTTGACTTCTCAACCGCCTGGTAGAGAGCTCTGTTATTTCCTGTTGACTTCTCAACCGCCTGGTAGAGAGGGCTCTGTTATTTCCTGTTGACTTCTCAACCGCCTGGTAGAGAGCTCTGTTATTTCCTGTTGACTTCTCAACCGCCTGGTAGAGAGCTCTGTTATTTCCTGTTGACTTCTCAACCGCCTGGTAGAGAGCTCTGTTATTTCCTGTTGACTTCTCAACCGCCTGGTAGAGAGCTCTGTTATTTCCTGTTGACTTCTCAACCGCCTGGTAGAGAGCTCTGTTATTTCCTGTTGACTTCTCAACCGCCTGGTAGAGAGCTCTGTTATTTCCTGTTGACTTCTCAACCGCCTGGTAGAGAGAGCTCTGTTATTTCCTGTTGACTTCTCAACCGCCTGGTAGAGAGctctgttatttaaaaaaataaccatcaagtaaaaaaaaaactattggaaGTTATTGTTTGGGTTGTCATTAACAGGAATTTAAGGTGAAATAATTTTTTCAACATGTTTTTCAAGAGACAGTTTCGTTTTTACAATGTTGAACATACAGTAGCTTACAGGTTGACTCAGCGTTACACCATCATTAAACACAGCGACACCCTGCTgacagacaaaaacaacaacaacaacagatatCAAATCTGCCACAAAATATTAAATCTAACTAAATAAAACAGAGTAAATAAGATAAACGCTCTTCCAGCTGTCTCTATGGCGATACAGCGTTGTTGTCACAGTCTGATGTTGATCTCACTGCGTGCTCCGTCGTCACCGCCACTCTCATTGCCATCGGCGTCGGACAGGAAACCGCTTCCGACGGTAACCGTGGTGCCGACGCTGTGTTCCAGAGCCGTGATTCGCTGCTTCAGACGTTGCTGCGCGGTGGCATACTCCATTTGTAAACGTGCCAACTGCGTCTGGAGACGAtccacacacgcctccaacttCTCCACCTATAAGAGGACAGTAGTTAAGATGATGATGATTAGTATTATAATTCTGTACCCAGTTCAAACTCTCGGTTCACACACTCTTCCATGTGAGGCCCATGAGGAAAATGTGTATTCCGTATACTCTTAGCGGTGCACTCCTTGAGGTTAGAGTTCTATGGGGGCACTCCTTGAGGCTAGAGTCCTATGGGGGCATTCCTTGAGGCTAGAGTTCTATGGGGGCACTCCTTGTGATTAGAGTGCTATGGGGGCACTCCTTGAGGCTAGAGTCCTATGGGGGCACTCCTTGAGATTAGAGTGCTATGGGGGCACTCCTTGAGGCTAGAGTCCTATGGGGGCACTCCTTGAGGTTAGAGTTCTATGGGGGCACTCCTTGAGGTTAGAGTCCGATGGGGGCACTCCATGAGGTTAAAGTTCTATGGGGGCATTCCTTGAGGTTAGAGTCCTATGGGGACACTCCTTGAGGTTAGAGTCCTATGGGGACATTCCTTGAGGCTAGAGTTCTATGGGGGCACTCCTTGAGATTAGAGTGCTATGGGGGCACTCCTTGAGGCTAGAGTCCTATGGGGGCACTCCTTGAGGTTAGAGTTCTATGGGGGCACTCCTTGAGGTTAG containing:
- the LOC139391095 gene encoding calnexin; amino-acid sequence: MMFGRLLLACVCLTPADPVQATYRLVQVPEEAHFAETFDSDPLDRRWVQSKAVKETDAEALKYDGQWVVEEPAAAMYPGNRALVMKSSGRHHAIAAYLHTPFNFMHTPLCLQYEVRFGRDVECSGAYIKLLTQTHLLRLSQFSESTPYSVMFGPDKCGTSHRLHLIVRVTDSSNGRNQEIHAPQPVDDLTVYFTDRQPHLYTLQLYQDSRYEIFIDQSLISQGRLLTDEVQYTESPDSQPESPVSGLGVGSVAALGLELWSLSGEVMFDNFLLTDDLKLAERWTQDTWGRKQPGLLERLLIATNSRPWLWGVYIFTVGLPIILFISYMWPDKRFGPPDQDYYYKKFDEPQPDRQPERDQPDRPTSLSDYGAVSREGARRRETQKVQRKSDLEVENE